A stretch of Elstera cyanobacteriorum DNA encodes these proteins:
- a CDS encoding sigma-70 family RNA polymerase sigma factor: MRDAETFDLAALLTQVPSGDEGAFAALYRHVAPHLYGVALRITRDRTSAEDVVQDVLTKLWSGAATFDAARGSAMGWLATMARNRALDLISRRGRDAPLPETFDELPDPAETAFDALAGRQDAARLHACLDTLSADQRRAILVAFFDGATHEEAAETLATPLGTVKSWVRRGLLKLKGCLAT; encoded by the coding sequence ATGCGGGATGCTGAGACGTTCGACCTTGCCGCTTTGCTAACGCAGGTACCTTCCGGCGATGAAGGGGCTTTCGCTGCGCTTTATCGGCACGTTGCCCCGCATCTATACGGCGTGGCGCTGCGTATCACTCGGGATCGGACCAGTGCCGAAGATGTTGTGCAGGATGTGCTGACCAAGCTGTGGTCGGGGGCGGCGACGTTCGATGCCGCCCGCGGCTCGGCGATGGGATGGCTCGCGACGATGGCGCGGAACCGGGCGCTCGATCTCATCTCTCGCCGGGGGCGCGATGCCCCGCTGCCTGAGACGTTCGACGAGTTGCCCGACCCGGCGGAAACCGCGTTCGACGCGCTCGCCGGGCGCCAAGACGCCGCCCGCCTGCACGCCTGTCTTGACACGCTGAGCGCCGATCAGCGCCGCGCTATTCTGGTCGCCTTCTTTGATGGGGCGACCCATGAAGAAGCGGCGGAAACGCTGGCCACACCCCTTGGAACGGTCAAAAGCTGGGTCCGCCGGGGGTTGCTGAAACTGAAAGGGTGCCTTGCCACATGA
- the aroQ gene encoding type II 3-dehydroquinate dehydratase — protein MSAPLILVLNGPNLNLLGTREPEIYGTDTLDDIRVVTERTATQLGCTVDFRQSNHEGVLVDWIHEARGTAAGIIINAGAYTHTSIALLDALKGVSLPVIEVHLSNIFHREAFRHTSYPGRAAVGVIAGFGGQSYVLAVAALANLIKTAA, from the coding sequence TTGTCTGCCCCCCTGATCTTGGTCCTCAATGGACCGAATCTCAATCTGCTCGGCACGCGCGAACCTGAAATCTACGGCACCGATACGCTGGACGATATCCGCGTCGTGACGGAGCGGACGGCGACGCAATTGGGCTGCACGGTGGATTTCCGCCAGTCGAACCACGAAGGCGTGTTGGTCGATTGGATTCACGAGGCACGCGGCACGGCGGCGGGGATCATCATCAATGCTGGGGCCTATACCCATACCTCGATTGCGTTGCTCGATGCGCTGAAGGGCGTCAGCCTGCCGGTGATCGAGGTTCATCTGTCGAACATCTTCCACCGCGAAGCCTTTCGCCATACCTCCTATCCCGGTCGAGCGGCGGTTGGGGTCATCGCGGGCTTCGGCGGGCAATCCTATGTGTTGGCCGTGGCGGCCCTGGCCAACCTGATTAAAACCGCCGCCTAA
- a CDS encoding thermonuclease family protein: MNMLNPLARLARLKSGPAPARSKRAALPPPPRRRWPRPSFLSALALAAVIAAGWFGTRPDDAPPCPGDTALTGPACAVDGDTLSLGGHITGQRCGGGQLVRLWGVNAPESGTPGYRQSRAALQSLVEGRTVACQRVDTDDHNRPVARCCTAKADLSHTQTRAGWAWDYPKYSKGAFAAAEAEAKRDGVGIWGKGE; the protein is encoded by the coding sequence ATGAACATGCTCAATCCCCTCGCCCGGCTGGCGCGGCTGAAATCCGGCCCGGCCCCCGCCCGCAGCAAACGTGCCGCGCTTCCCCCGCCGCCGCGCCGCCGCTGGCCGCGCCCGAGTTTTCTGTCGGCCCTGGCGCTCGCTGCCGTGATCGCCGCCGGATGGTTCGGCACCCGGCCCGACGATGCGCCGCCCTGCCCCGGCGATACGGCCCTGACCGGCCCGGCCTGCGCCGTGGATGGCGATACGCTCAGCCTCGGCGGTCATATTACCGGCCAGCGTTGCGGCGGCGGGCAGTTGGTGCGCCTCTGGGGCGTCAATGCCCCCGAAAGCGGCACCCCCGGCTACCGCCAATCCCGCGCCGCGCTGCAATCTTTGGTCGAGGGCCGGACGGTCGCCTGTCAGCGCGTCGACACCGACGACCACAACCGCCCCGTTGCGCGCTGCTGCACGGCTAAAGCCGACCTCTCCCATACCCAAACCCGCGCTGGCTGGGCCTGGGATTACCCAAAATACTCGAAAGGCGCCTTTGCGGCGGCAGAGGCGGAAGCGAAGCGCGACGGCGTGGGGATTTGGGGCAAGGGGGAGTAA
- the ybaL gene encoding YbaL family putative K(+) efflux transporter: MPHDTPLISTIVGGLVLAFIFGALAHRLRLPPLVGYLFAGILVGPHTPGFVADQSLAPELAEIGVILLMFGVGLHFSLKDLLSVRGIAVPGALAQIGLATLMGLALASLLGWPVGGGLVFGLALSVASTVVLLKALQERRLVETERGKVAVGWLIVEDLAMVLALVLIPAAASIADGTSQSSDPLAALISSKLGLELGIGGIIGLTLLKVAAFVVLMLVVGRRVIPWLLHWIAHTGSRELFRLGVLAIALGVAMGSAKLFGVSLALGAFFAGMILSESELSHRAAQESLPLRDAFAVLFFVSVGMLFDPAILIENPLPVIGTVFIIIVGKSLVAFFVVLAFRHSVGTALTISASLAQIGEFSFILAELGVGLKLIPAEGRDLILAGAILSILLNPAIFALCETIRPGLEARFGRKPAPTAPQASTADPLAEEPLSEAPPTRLTDHIILVGYGRVGSLVGQDLLASGQPFLVIEDNDSHADALKAAGVELIRGNAASPAVLERANLAGARSLVIAIPDPFEAGQAIAQGRKLTPALTIIARAHSDAEVEHLTRLGADMVIMGERQIALEMIAALKPQPAPAL, translated from the coding sequence ATGCCCCATGACACGCCCCTGATTTCTACGATTGTCGGGGGCTTGGTCCTGGCGTTTATCTTTGGCGCGCTGGCGCATCGGCTGCGGCTGCCGCCGCTGGTGGGCTATTTGTTCGCCGGGATTTTGGTGGGGCCGCACACGCCGGGGTTTGTTGCCGATCAAAGTTTGGCGCCGGAACTGGCGGAGATTGGCGTTATTCTGCTGATGTTCGGCGTTGGACTGCATTTTTCGTTGAAGGATTTACTGTCGGTGCGCGGCATTGCCGTGCCGGGGGCTTTGGCGCAGATCGGGCTTGCGACGTTGATGGGCTTGGCGCTGGCGAGCCTGCTCGGCTGGCCGGTCGGCGGCGGGCTGGTCTTCGGGTTGGCGCTGTCGGTCGCCTCCACGGTCGTGTTGTTGAAAGCCTTGCAGGAACGGCGGTTAGTGGAGACGGAGCGCGGCAAGGTCGCCGTTGGCTGGTTGATCGTCGAAGATTTGGCGATGGTGCTGGCCCTGGTGCTGATCCCTGCCGCCGCCAGCATCGCCGATGGCACCAGCCAATCCAGCGACCCCCTGGCGGCACTCATCAGCAGCAAGCTGGGGCTAGAGCTTGGCATCGGCGGCATCATCGGACTGACCTTGCTGAAGGTCGCCGCCTTTGTGGTGTTGATGCTGGTGGTCGGGCGGCGGGTGATCCCGTGGCTGTTGCATTGGATCGCCCATACCGGCTCCCGCGAACTCTTCCGCCTTGGGGTGCTGGCGATTGCCCTGGGGGTGGCGATGGGGTCGGCCAAGCTCTTCGGCGTGTCGCTGGCGCTGGGGGCGTTTTTCGCCGGGATGATCCTGTCGGAAAGCGAGCTTAGCCACCGGGCCGCCCAAGAGAGCCTGCCGCTGCGCGATGCGTTTGCCGTGCTGTTCTTCGTGTCGGTCGGCATGCTGTTCGATCCGGCGATTTTGATCGAAAACCCGCTGCCGGTCATCGGCACGGTGTTTATCATCATCGTCGGCAAGTCGCTGGTCGCCTTCTTCGTCGTGCTGGCTTTCCGGCATAGTGTGGGCACGGCGCTGACGATTTCTGCCAGCCTGGCGCAGATCGGCGAATTTTCCTTCATTCTGGCGGAACTTGGGGTTGGGCTGAAGCTGATCCCGGCGGAAGGGCGCGATTTGATCCTGGCCGGGGCGATCCTGTCGATCCTGCTCAACCCGGCGATCTTTGCCCTCTGCGAGACAATCCGCCCGGGGCTGGAGGCGCGCTTCGGCCGCAAACCCGCACCGACCGCGCCGCAGGCCAGCACCGCCGACCCGCTGGCCGAGGAACCGCTGTCGGAAGCGCCGCCGACCCGCCTGACCGATCATATCATTCTGGTCGGCTATGGCCGCGTCGGCAGCCTTGTCGGTCAGGATTTGCTGGCCAGCGGCCAGCCGTTTTTGGTCATCGAAGACAACGACAGCCACGCCGACGCGCTAAAAGCTGCGGGGGTGGAGCTTATTCGCGGCAATGCCGCCAGCCCCGCCGTGCTGGAGCGCGCCAATCTGGCCGGGGCGCGCAGCTTGGTGATTGCTATCCCCGATCCGTTCGAAGCGGGCCAGGCAATTGCGCAAGGCCGCAAGCTCACCCCCGCGCTGACCATCATCGCCCGCGCCCATTCGGATGCGGAGGTGGAGCATCTGACCCGCTTGGGCGCCGATATGGTGATTATGGGCGAGCGGCAGATAGCCCTGGAGATGATCGCGGCGTTGAAGCCGCAACCGGCGCCCGCGCTATAG
- a CDS encoding anti-sigma factor: MSAVDRDTLTVLAGEYVLGTLRGRARTEFEALCAADPEVAAVRDAWEDHLAPLATLYPPIVPPDHLWTHLSDDLGFEVISDRRSADRGAVETEELHGTDEDDPTAEIIHLRRSLGRWRVASVMMGMAVAAGLIGVVLVRPDLLQVPPPAPVVVAEKPAEAAPHVSNHAPAAPARPLLVAVMLNEAQEPWCVVREGAPDGKLTLTLMKPMPDDGQDRELWIIGPDNVPKSLGLIAQDGLSIDPAVETGPGRTLAVSREPKGGSPTGTPTGPVFATGKLVKVMDL; encoded by the coding sequence ATGAGCGCCGTGGATCGCGATACGCTGACGGTTCTGGCCGGGGAATATGTCCTCGGCACTCTGCGTGGCCGGGCCCGCACGGAGTTCGAAGCGCTGTGCGCGGCGGACCCGGAGGTGGCGGCGGTCCGCGATGCCTGGGAGGATCATCTGGCGCCCCTGGCGACGCTCTATCCCCCCATCGTCCCACCGGATCATCTTTGGACCCATCTCAGCGACGATCTGGGCTTCGAAGTGATCTCTGACCGCCGCAGCGCCGACCGGGGCGCGGTTGAGACGGAGGAACTGCACGGCACCGACGAAGACGATCCGACCGCCGAGATCATTCACCTGCGCCGCAGCCTGGGGCGCTGGCGCGTTGCCAGTGTGATGATGGGCATGGCGGTGGCCGCCGGATTGATCGGCGTCGTTCTCGTGCGGCCAGACTTGCTTCAGGTGCCGCCGCCCGCGCCGGTTGTCGTCGCTGAAAAACCGGCCGAAGCGGCGCCCCATGTCTCTAATCATGCCCCGGCGGCCCCGGCGCGCCCCCTCCTCGTTGCCGTCATGCTCAACGAAGCGCAGGAGCCGTGGTGCGTGGTCCGCGAAGGCGCCCCCGACGGCAAGCTGACCCTGACCCTGATGAAGCCAATGCCGGACGATGGCCAGGACCGGGAGCTTTGGATCATCGGGCCGGATAATGTGCCAAAATCCTTGGGGCTGATCGCCCAGGATGGTCTGTCGATCGACCCTGCCGTCGAAACCGGCCCCGGACGTACGCTGGCGGTTAGCCGCGAACCCAAGGGCGGCTCGCCCACCGGCACCCCGACCGGGCCGGTCTTTGCGACCGGCAAGCTGGTGAAGGTGATGGATCTATAG
- the aat gene encoding leucyl/phenylalanyl-tRNA--protein transferase, with translation MRLTPDLLLRAYAAGIFPMAEGRDDPELFWVDPDQRGILPLDGFHLPKRLKRSLRTAPYCVTVDTAFRRTVAACAAPRPGSPDSWINEEIRRLYAALFDRGHAHSVECWQGDNLVGGLYGVSLGGAFFGESMFSTARDASKIALVYLVAQLRAGGFTLLDTQFKTDHLAQFGVIEIPRSDYRRRLDEALSVQAVFGRIALGQAQSLEDVIHYAGC, from the coding sequence ATGCGGCTGACGCCCGATCTGCTGCTGCGTGCCTATGCCGCCGGGATTTTTCCGATGGCGGAAGGCCGGGACGACCCAGAGCTTTTCTGGGTCGATCCCGATCAGCGCGGGATTTTGCCCCTGGATGGGTTTCATCTGCCGAAACGCCTAAAGCGCAGCCTGCGCACCGCCCCCTATTGCGTGACAGTCGATACGGCCTTTCGCCGCACGGTCGCCGCCTGTGCCGCCCCGCGCCCCGGCAGCCCCGATAGCTGGATCAATGAAGAAATCCGCCGCCTTTACGCGGCTTTGTTCGACCGGGGGCACGCCCATTCGGTGGAATGCTGGCAGGGCGATAATCTGGTCGGCGGCCTCTATGGCGTGTCGCTCGGCGGGGCGTTTTTCGGCGAAAGCATGTTTTCCACCGCGCGCGATGCCAGCAAGATCGCCCTGGTCTATCTGGTGGCGCAACTGCGAGCGGGGGGCTTCACCCTGCTCGACACGCAGTTTAAGACCGATCACCTGGCGCAATTCGGTGTGATCGAAATTCCCCGGTCCGACTATCGCAGAAGACTGGACGAAGCCCTATCCGTGCAGGCAGTCTTTGGCCGGATAGCCCTGGGACAGGCCCAATCGCTGGAGGACGTAATCCACTATGCGGGATGCTGA
- the accB gene encoding acetyl-CoA carboxylase biotin carboxyl carrier protein, with product MSQHQLDSELIRNLASLLDETKLTEIEYQRDNVRIRVARTLPPANVALPPVAVAAPAPMAVAPAAPAAPAVSAAPADHPGMVPSPMVGTTYLAPEPGARPFISVGDTVQKGQTLLIIEAMKVMNPLPSPRAGVVKEILVTDGKPVEYGEPLVIIE from the coding sequence ATGTCTCAGCATCAATTGGACAGTGAACTGATCCGCAATCTCGCCAGCCTGCTGGACGAGACGAAGCTGACCGAAATCGAATATCAGCGCGATAATGTTCGCATCCGCGTGGCCCGCACGCTGCCGCCCGCCAATGTCGCTCTGCCGCCGGTTGCGGTCGCCGCCCCAGCGCCGATGGCCGTTGCACCCGCCGCCCCGGCGGCCCCGGCCGTTAGCGCCGCCCCGGCGGATCATCCCGGCATGGTGCCGTCGCCGATGGTCGGCACCACCTATCTTGCCCCGGAACCGGGCGCGCGCCCGTTCATTTCGGTGGGTGATACGGTTCAGAAGGGCCAGACCCTGCTGATCATCGAAGCGATGAAGGTGATGAACCCGCTGCCCTCGCCGCGCGCCGGTGTCGTGAAAGAGATTTTGGTGACGGATGGCAAGCCGGTCGAATACGGCGAACCGCTCGTGATCATCGAGTAA
- the accC gene encoding acetyl-CoA carboxylase biotin carboxylase subunit produces the protein MFEKILIANRGEIALRIHRACRELGIHTVAVHSTADADAMHVRLADESVCIGPPAPRQSYLNMQAIISAATITGAEAIHPGVGFLAENADFAQMVQDHGMVFIGPSPEHIRVMGDKITAKKAVQDLGIPTVPGSDGPVATEEEAIEIARRIGYPILIKAAAGGGGKGMKICRNEADLRAQLPVARSEARAFFGNDAVFFEKFLERPRHIELQILGDGQGNVIHLGERDCSLQRRHQKLLEEAPSPALNAAEREAIGEIALKAMGTLGYASAGTLEFLYEDGQFYFIEMNTRLQVEHPVSEFITGIDLVREQIRIAAGGKLTMKQEDVRFNGAAIEVRVNAEHPVTFAPSPGKIGEYHAPGGPGVRVDSALYSGYKVPSHYDSMVSKLIVHGKTRNECLMRLRRALEEYVIAGIDTTIPLHQKIIADPDFITGDYTIHWLEHFMERTAAAKDGAA, from the coding sequence ATGTTTGAAAAGATCCTGATCGCCAATCGCGGCGAAATCGCCCTGCGCATCCACCGCGCCTGCCGGGAGCTGGGCATCCACACGGTCGCCGTTCATTCTACCGCCGATGCCGACGCCATGCATGTGCGCCTTGCCGACGAAAGCGTCTGCATTGGCCCGCCCGCGCCGCGCCAAAGCTATCTGAACATGCAGGCGATCATCTCGGCCGCGACGATTACCGGGGCGGAAGCCATTCACCCCGGCGTCGGCTTTCTGGCCGAGAACGCCGATTTCGCCCAGATGGTGCAGGATCACGGCATGGTCTTCATCGGCCCATCGCCGGAGCATATCCGGGTTATGGGTGATAAGATCACCGCGAAAAAGGCGGTGCAGGATCTTGGCATCCCCACCGTTCCCGGCTCCGATGGGCCGGTCGCCACTGAAGAAGAGGCCATCGAGATCGCCCGGCGCATCGGTTATCCGATCCTGATCAAGGCGGCGGCGGGCGGCGGCGGCAAGGGCATGAAGATTTGCCGGAACGAGGCCGATCTGCGCGCGCAATTGCCGGTGGCCCGGTCGGAAGCCCGTGCCTTCTTCGGCAATGATGCGGTGTTCTTCGAAAAATTCTTGGAACGCCCACGCCATATCGAACTGCAAATCCTCGGCGACGGGCAAGGCAATGTGATCCATCTCGGCGAGCGTGATTGCTCGTTGCAGCGCCGCCATCAGAAGCTTCTGGAAGAAGCCCCGTCGCCCGCGCTGAATGCAGCGGAACGCGAGGCTATTGGCGAGATCGCCCTGAAGGCAATGGGCACGCTCGGCTATGCGTCGGCGGGCACGCTGGAGTTTCTGTACGAAGACGGGCAGTTCTATTTCATCGAAATGAACACGCGCCTGCAGGTCGAACATCCGGTGTCGGAATTCATTACCGGCATCGATCTGGTGCGCGAGCAGATTCGCATTGCCGCCGGTGGTAAGCTGACGATGAAGCAGGAAGACGTGCGCTTTAACGGCGCCGCCATCGAAGTGCGCGTCAATGCCGAACATCCGGTGACCTTTGCGCCGTCGCCGGGCAAGATCGGCGAATATCATGCGCCGGGCGGGCCGGGCGTGCGCGTCGATTCGGCGCTCTATTCCGGCTATAAGGTGCCGTCCCATTACGACAGCATGGTATCGAAGCTGATCGTTCATGGCAAAACGCGCAACGAATGCTTGATGCGCCTGCGCCGGGCCTTGGAAGAATATGTGATCGCTGGGATCGATACGACCATCCCGCTGCATCAGAAGATCATCGCCGATCCCGATTTCATTACCGGCGATTATACGATCCATTGGCTCGAACATTTCATGGAACGCACCGCCGCCGCTAAGGACGGCGCGGCCTAA
- a CDS encoding tetratricopeptide repeat protein: MDDQARLFQELSEKFKRLETELSNLRSEKEKLEDLKSKLDAQDVRINAQDKWISNFGLFLAQGANNIAASSNAISSASNATSWIVGIGAILLTAGLFGVGLYSVIKVPEQSRLAAERTIKDYLSSADAKRDFHSSVEKLFGPEILAIQAVAKRGDRLSTSPSSEPPQPLSPETEQALQKVLAMPEEERDTVQWRALIYSYSDTKRFEAALALADKWLTLSTLTPLQTASALWVRGNVLLDAGRLQEAIAAYDAVIQRFGSDPDPALREQVARALVNKGYALGLLATPQTKAAIAAYDDVIQRFGSDPTPALREVVARAFVNKGVALGKLTPPQPEAEIAAYDDVIQRFGTDPAPALREQVTRALVNKGVALGQLTPPQPEAQIAAYDELIQRFGADPAPALREQVARAFVNKGVALGKLTPPQPEAQIAAYDDVIQRFGTDPTPALREQVARAFVNKGYALGQLTPPQPEAEITAYDDVIQRFGSDPAPALREQVARAFVNKGVALGQLTPPQPEAEIAAYDDVIQRFGTDPAPALREQVSMALHYKAIILKDLNRFADARTVCEDYIHRFADAPETAIQEMTKKVRSLLSNLPPPEPSADS; the protein is encoded by the coding sequence GTGGATGATCAGGCGCGCCTTTTTCAAGAACTGTCTGAAAAATTTAAGAGATTGGAAACAGAGCTCTCCAATCTGCGCAGTGAAAAGGAGAAACTGGAGGATTTAAAATCAAAACTTGATGCGCAGGACGTTCGGATAAATGCTCAAGATAAATGGATTAGCAATTTCGGCCTGTTTTTGGCCCAAGGCGCAAACAACATCGCTGCCTCCAGCAATGCAATTTCCAGCGCATCGAATGCGACGAGTTGGATTGTGGGGATTGGCGCCATCCTGTTAACGGCGGGTTTGTTCGGTGTGGGTCTTTACTCGGTTATCAAGGTGCCCGAACAATCGCGGCTCGCAGCCGAGCGGACTATCAAGGACTATTTGAGCAGTGCTGATGCAAAGAGAGACTTCCATAGTAGCGTGGAAAAGCTGTTCGGCCCTGAGATTTTAGCAATCCAAGCCGTGGCGAAACGCGGGGATCGTCTTTCGACGAGCCCGTCCTCCGAACCGCCACAGCCCCTGTCGCCGGAAACAGAGCAAGCGCTACAAAAAGTCTTAGCGATGCCAGAGGAGGAGCGCGATACCGTCCAGTGGCGCGCCCTGATCTATAGCTATTCAGATACGAAGCGCTTTGAGGCGGCTCTTGCCCTTGCGGACAAATGGCTAACGCTGTCGACTCTCACACCACTGCAAACCGCCTCAGCGCTCTGGGTGCGGGGCAATGTTCTTCTCGACGCAGGTCGATTACAAGAAGCCATCGCCGCCTACGACGCGGTGATCCAGCGCTTCGGCAGCGATCCCGACCCGGCCCTACGTGAACAGGTGGCAAGGGCGCTCGTCAACAAGGGCTACGCCCTCGGGCTCCTCGCCACGCCGCAGACGAAGGCCGCAATCGCCGCCTATGACGACGTGATCCAGCGCTTCGGCAGCGATCCCACCCCGGCCCTGCGTGAAGTGGTGGCAAGGGCGTTCGTCAACAAGGGTGTAGCCCTCGGGAAACTCACCCCGCCGCAGCCGGAGGCCGAAATCGCTGCCTATGACGACGTGATCCAGCGCTTCGGGACCGATCCCGCCCCGGCCCTGCGCGAACAGGTGACAAGGGCGCTCGTCAACAAGGGTGTAGCCCTTGGGCAACTCACCCCGCCGCAGCCGGAGGCCCAAATCGCTGCCTATGACGAACTGATCCAGCGCTTCGGGGCCGATCCCGCCCCAGCCCTGCGCGAACAGGTGGCAAGGGCGTTCGTCAACAAGGGTGTAGCCCTCGGGAAACTCACCCCGCCGCAGCCGGAGGCCCAAATCGCCGCCTATGACGACGTGATCCAGCGCTTCGGGACCGATCCCACCCCGGCCCTGCGCGAACAGGTGGCAAGGGCGTTCGTCAATAAGGGCTATGCTCTCGGGCAACTCACCCCGCCGCAGCCGGAGGCCGAAATCACTGCCTATGACGACGTGATTCAGCGCTTCGGCAGCGATCCCGCCCCGGCCCTGCGTGAACAGGTCGCAAGGGCGTTCGTCAATAAGGGTGTAGCCCTCGGGCAACTCACCCCGCCGCAGCCGGAGGCCGAAATCGCCGCCTATGACGACGTGATCCAGCGCTTCGGGACCGATCCCGCCCCGGCCCTGCGCGAACAGGTGTCAATGGCGCTACACTATAAAGCGATCATCCTGAAAGACCTGAACCGGTTCGCCGACGCTCGCACCGTGTGCGAGGACTATATCCACCGATTTGCCGACGCCCCCGAGACCGCCATTCAAGAGATGACAAAGAAGGTCCGTAGCCTCCTGAGCAACCTCCCTCCGCCTGAACCCTCCGCTGATTCCTAA